A part of Terriglobus roseus genomic DNA contains:
- the serS gene encoding serine--tRNA ligase gives MLDLAYVRGNLPEVEAALRRRNADPVALLGDFAAIDSARREAITAVEQLKAKRNRLSEEIGKLKRTGGDATALTEEVRALREESESLEAAATAHDAKLRNILEAIPNIPDASVPDGKDETGNKLEKSWGEPKALAHAKPHWEIGEALGVLDFQRAAKISGSRFVVQVGAGARLERALANFMLDLHINEHGYTEVMPPVMVNSQSLFGTGQLPKFAEDLFHCDDKGAYVPGELQDNDHWLIPTAEVPVTNLYRDETIELNPTISYCAYTPCFRSEAGSYGRDVRGMIRQHQFQKVELVKFTTPDNSMAELDKLTLNAEAVLEKLGLPYRRMLLCTGDMGFGSMKTYDLEVWLPSQNTYREISSCSNMGSFQARRANIRYRPAGQKKTEFVHTLNGSGLAVGRTYLAILENYLQEDGSVRVPDVLVPYMGGLTVITKQAGL, from the coding sequence ATGCTTGATCTTGCATACGTCCGGGGCAATCTCCCGGAGGTGGAAGCTGCGCTTCGCCGCCGTAACGCTGACCCCGTCGCCCTACTGGGCGATTTTGCCGCCATCGACTCCGCCCGCCGCGAGGCCATTACTGCCGTGGAGCAGTTGAAGGCGAAGCGTAACCGCCTGTCAGAAGAGATTGGCAAGCTGAAGCGCACGGGTGGCGATGCCACTGCGCTTACCGAGGAAGTCCGCGCTCTGCGCGAGGAATCGGAATCACTGGAAGCCGCCGCCACTGCGCATGATGCGAAGTTGCGCAACATTCTGGAAGCTATCCCGAACATCCCAGACGCCAGCGTTCCTGATGGCAAGGATGAGACCGGCAACAAGCTGGAAAAGAGCTGGGGTGAGCCGAAGGCGCTTGCCCATGCGAAGCCGCACTGGGAGATTGGCGAAGCGCTGGGCGTGCTGGACTTTCAGCGTGCCGCGAAGATCTCTGGCTCGCGTTTTGTGGTGCAGGTGGGTGCGGGTGCTCGTCTGGAGCGCGCGCTGGCAAACTTCATGCTGGATCTGCACATTAACGAGCATGGCTACACGGAAGTGATGCCGCCGGTGATGGTGAACTCACAGTCGTTATTTGGGACTGGTCAGTTGCCGAAGTTTGCGGAAGACCTGTTTCACTGCGATGACAAGGGCGCTTACGTTCCGGGCGAGTTGCAGGACAACGATCACTGGCTGATTCCGACTGCGGAAGTGCCGGTGACGAACCTGTATCGCGACGAAACGATTGAGCTGAACCCGACGATCAGCTATTGCGCTTACACACCATGCTTCCGCAGCGAAGCGGGCAGCTATGGGCGCGATGTGCGCGGCATGATTCGTCAGCACCAGTTTCAGAAGGTGGAACTCGTCAAATTCACCACGCCTGATAACAGCATGGCCGAGCTGGACAAGCTGACGCTGAATGCTGAGGCTGTTTTGGAGAAGCTGGGACTTCCCTATCGCCGTATGCTGCTCTGCACGGGTGACATGGGTTTTGGATCGATGAAGACCTACGATCTGGAAGTTTGGCTACCGAGCCAGAACACGTATCGCGAGATTTCTTCGTGCAGCAATATGGGTAGCTTCCAGGCTCGTCGTGCGAACATTCGCTATCGTCCTGCGGGGCAGAAGAAGACGGAATTTGTGCATACGCTGAACGGCAGCGGTCTGGCTGTGGGGCGCACGTATCTTGCGATTCTGGAAAACTATCTGCAGGAAGATGGCAGCGTCCGTGTACCGGATGTGCTGGTGCCGTACATGGGCGGATTGACCGTAATTACCAAGCAGGCAGGGCTATAA